A single window of Nicotiana tomentosiformis chromosome 1, ASM39032v3, whole genome shotgun sequence DNA harbors:
- the LOC138907897 gene encoding uncharacterized protein — protein sequence MTWETEEEMKSKYPYLFQIEDNEDVGEKKDALEVTKGPLNLYFSAKQQEKGKGEEGLGLEAKKILRDRAVSAFAAWMYDAGLPFNCVNYKTFDKFIEAVGQYGPGMKPPSYHEVRVTHLKKEVKKIDQIIEEHKVEWNKFGCSIMMDKWTARNEKMIINVLVNSPRGSVFLESHDASNSSTDGSKMYSLFRKTIDKIGKENVVQIVTDNASENVSAGRMMEAMYPHIYWTPCAAHCINLMFGDIFKENPYASVFTKAVRVYSYISQRPLLLNLMRKFTNERNLVRPAKTRFATAFLTLHSFYLQKKKLRKLVLSNEWKDNRYAKEVAGKETAKVLISPSFWNDVVRALKVCGPLIKVLRMVDGERKPPMGYLYEAMDRAKETIAASFEGDVRKYEKVFEIIDIRWENQLHRPLHAAGHLLNPGLFYKNIRDETLASEVWIGYHACLEKLVPNSATIDQIGEEFGRYSQAEGLFGLQAAIRARDIRSPGN from the exons TGACAAAAGGTCCTCTCAATCTTTATTTCTCGGCAAAACAACAAGAAAAGGGAAAAGGTGAAGAAGGTCTAGGTTTAGaagccaagaagattttgagagACCGTGCCGTAAGTGCCTTTGCAGCATGGATGTATGATGCAGGGCTTCCTTTCAACTGTGTTAACTACAAAACTTTTGATAAATTCATTGAAGCTGTAGGACAATATGGCCCAGGAATGAAGCCTCCTAGCTATCATGAAGTTAGAGTAACTCATCTTAAAAAAGAGGTGAAGAAGATAGACCAAATTATTGAGGAGCATAAAGTGGAATGGAACAAGTTTGGATGTtccattatgatggataaatggacAGCACGGAATGAAAAAATGATCATAAATGTGTTGGTGAACTCTCCAAGAGGGAGTGTTTTTCTTGAATCTCACGATGCTAGCAACTCTTCTACGGATGGAAGCAAAATGTACAGCTTGTTTAGAAAGACTATTGATAAAATTGGAAAGGAAAATGTTGTACAAATTGTTACAGATAATGCTAGTGAGAATGTTAGTGCGGGTAGGATGATGGAAGCTATGTATCCACACATTTATTGGACTCCATGTGCTGCCCATTGTATCAACTTGATGTTTGGTGACATATTCAAGGAAAACCCATATGCTTCAG TTTTCACTAAGGCCGTCAGGGTGTATTCTTACATCAGTCAGAGGCCgttgttgttgaatttgatgaggaaattcacaaatgaaagaaatttggtgagaccgGCCAAGACTAGATTTGCAACGgctttcttaactttgcatagtTTTTACTTGCAAAAGAAAAAATTGAGAAAGCTAGTTCTTTCAAATGAATGGAAAGATAATAGATATGCAAAGGAAGTTGCGGGAAAAGAAACTGCTAAAGTTCTTATTTCTCCATCATTCTGGAATGACGTCGTTCGGGCTCTTAAAGTTTGTGGTCCTTTGATTAAGGTACTTCGTATGGTGGATGGGGAGAGAAAACCACCAATGGGCTATCTTTATGAGGCTATGGATAGAGCCAAAGAGACTATTGCAGCGTCATTTGAGGGAGATGTTAGAAAATATGAGAAAGTTTTTGAGATAATTGATATCAGGTGGGAGAATCAACTCCATCGACCTTTGCATGCAGCAGGCCATCTTCTGAACCCGGGATTATTTTACAAGAACATTAGAGATGAAACTTTGGCTTCAGAGGTGTGGATTGGATACCATGCATGTCTTGAGAAGTTGGTCCCTAATTCAGCGACGATAGATCAAATAGGGGAGGAGTTTGGTAGGTACTCACAAGCAGAGGGCCTATTTGGTTTACAAGCGGCCATTAGAGCCAGAGACATAAGGTCGCCAGGTAACTAA